Proteins encoded by one window of Chaetodon trifascialis isolate fChaTrf1 chromosome 15, fChaTrf1.hap1, whole genome shotgun sequence:
- the LOC139344072 gene encoding migration and invasion enhancer 1-like — protein MGVTIKVEYCGGUGYEPRYKELAQVVKGEFPEADVSGFVGRSGSFEIEINGQLIFSKLETSGFPYDDDVLNAIQDAHDGKPAQKITRSRAPCVIM, from the exons ATGGGGGTGACAATTAAAGTCGAATACTG TGGCGGATGAGGATACGAACCCCGCTATAAGGAGCTCGCCCAGGTGGTGAAGGGTGAGTTTCCCGAGGCGGATGTGTCAGGCTTCGTGGGAAGATCGG GCAGCTTTGAGATTGAAATCAACGGGCAGCTGATCTTCTCCAAGCTAGAGACCAGTGGCTTCCCATATGACGATGAT gtcCTGAACGCGATCCAGGACGCTCACGATGGGAAACCTGCGCAGAAGATCACCAGAAGCCGTGCGCCATGCGTCATCATGTAA